A portion of the Hydractinia symbiolongicarpus strain clone_291-10 chromosome 10, HSymV2.1, whole genome shotgun sequence genome contains these proteins:
- the LOC130613188 gene encoding uncharacterized protein LOC130613188, producing MSNFTTNTTNATNGYICLKTGGKSSPEVRYIVVGASIVVMLLIISSNSILIRALRSGKCTRTDKYFLVLSVSDLCVGLFAVPSVLLLYVGFTEETLCAIFPFVAFFLVSPYLFSWVMTIIISIDRCVLVTHPNFHSGFCKPVLKYFIPFCLLGTVGVGISFFLHDFYEENILLKMSDARNYRYKLLITQVLTTGGGLLLTIAVGATQIYLMLRVRSNMAKMDGNRHANVDYNRRITDTIAMMFFSAALCNIFYMVIFTLTHFMSKDFETTYFMIRLSNAASIVLYSNSFFNSIILLTRSSKLKKQTIAKRK from the coding sequence ATGTCAAACTTCACAACTAACACGACAAATGCAACAAATGGGTATATTTGCCTTAAAACAGGTGGCAAAAGTTCGCCAGAAGTTAGATACATTGTTGTAGGAGCAAGTATTGTCGTCATGTTATTAATAATTTCAAGCAATTCCATTTTAATTAGAGCTTTAAGAAGTGGAAAGTGTACTAGAACAGATAAATATTTTCTGGTCCTATCGGTTTCGGATCTTTGCGTTGGTTTGTTCGCCGTGCCGTCTGTTCTATTACTATATGTTGGTTTCACAGAAGAAACATTGTGTGCAATTTTTCCTTTCGTAGCATTTTTTCTTGTGTCTCCATACTTATTTTCATGGGTTATGACGATCATAATATCAATCGATAGGTGTGTGTTAGTTACTCATCCGAACTTTCATTCTGGATTTTGCAAACCCGTTCTAAAGTACTTCATTCCATTTTGTTTGCTCGGCACTGTTGGAGTTGGCATCTCTTTCTTTTTACATGATTTCTATGAagaaaatatattattaaagATGTCAGACGCGAGAAATTATAGGTATAAACTACTTATTACACAAGTTCTCACAACTGGAGGAGGACTTTTATTAACGATTGCAGTGGGTGCAACCCAGATTTATTTAATGTTGCGTGTTCGAAGTAATATGGCAAAAATGGATGGCAATCGTCATGCCAATGTTGATTATAACAGACGAATAACCGATACAATTGCGATGATGTTTTTCAGTGCTGCGTTatgtaatatattttatatggttATTTTCACTTTAACACATTTTATGAGTAAAGATTTCgaaacgacgtattttatgatACGTTTAAGTAACGCAGCTTCTATAGTTCTGTATTCGAATTCATTTTTCAATTCAATTATTTTGTTAACCAGGAGTTCAaagctaaaaaaacaaacaatagcaAAACGAAAATGA